The following are from one region of the Methanobrevibacter sp. genome:
- a CDS encoding UPF0058 family protein, protein MYKDEMIQLHQFLVYVLKFLAENDQIQNDCSEYMILNISPHHIHKTKAEHKHAIFVLCKIISEIIADKDNNSIPSNVCNSLSDLVARSEKELKTA, encoded by the coding sequence ATGTATAAGGATGAAATGATACAATTACATCAATTTTTAGTTTATGTTCTTAAGTTTTTAGCAGAAAACGATCAAATTCAAAATGACTGTAGCGAATATATGATACTCAATATAAGTCCTCATCATATTCATAAAACTAAAGCTGAACATAAGCATGCAATTTTTGTTCTTTGTAAAATAATTTCTGAAATAATCGCTGATAAAGATAATAATTCCATTCCATCTAATGTATGTAATTCTTTATCTGACTTAGTTGCTAGATCTGAAAAGGAACTAAAAACTGCTTAA
- a CDS encoding 2,3-diphosphoglycerate synthetase: MTKKMLCLIDGEHYLPVTQEAIDTLNKLEYHDVKAAVFIGGTEKLKNDDEGSYSNILGVPVKFGDGNGIPYELIKNMIQIYDVNTVFDLSDEPILDYEKRFKIACLVLEQNITYEGPDFKFEPVTQYEIMEKPSLKILGTGKRIGKTAVSGFVSRLLHENGHNPCVVAMGRGGPEEPEIVHGDEIEISPEFLLEQSEKGVHAASDHWEDALMSRILTIGCRRCGGGMAGEVFLTNMKKGAQLANKVDSEFAIFEGSGAAIPPIKTNKNIVLVGANQPINNIVKYFGPYRISFADLVIMTMCEEPMANAEKIKYIEDAIKEINPDAKLIATVFRPKPLGDITGKNVLFATTAPSSVQPKLVEYLETNYDCNVVGISSNLANRPLLREDIKAHIDDADVMLTELKAAAVDVATKEAIDGGLEVVYCDNIPIPLDYTYPDLEKSVLDLVQSAIFDFNNEIED; this comes from the coding sequence ATGACTAAAAAAATGCTTTGCTTAATTGATGGAGAACACTATCTTCCAGTAACTCAAGAGGCAATCGATACTTTAAACAAATTGGAATACCATGATGTTAAAGCGGCTGTATTTATTGGAGGAACTGAAAAACTCAAAAACGATGATGAAGGATCTTATTCCAATATTTTGGGAGTTCCTGTAAAATTTGGTGATGGGAATGGCATTCCTTATGAATTGATCAAGAACATGATTCAAATCTATGATGTTAACACTGTTTTTGATTTGAGTGATGAACCTATTTTGGATTATGAGAAAAGATTTAAGATAGCTTGTTTGGTTTTGGAACAGAATATTACATATGAAGGGCCTGATTTTAAATTTGAACCAGTTACCCAATATGAAATAATGGAAAAACCTTCACTTAAAATCCTTGGAACAGGTAAAAGAATAGGTAAAACAGCAGTTTCCGGTTTTGTTTCAAGATTGCTTCATGAAAACGGCCACAACCCTTGTGTTGTAGCAATGGGAAGAGGCGGACCTGAAGAGCCTGAAATAGTGCATGGTGATGAAATTGAGATTTCTCCTGAATTCCTATTGGAGCAATCTGAAAAGGGAGTTCATGCAGCTAGTGATCATTGGGAAGATGCATTGATGAGTCGTATTTTAACCATAGGGTGCAGACGCTGTGGTGGGGGTATGGCTGGTGAAGTATTCTTAACCAATATGAAAAAAGGAGCCCAATTGGCAAATAAGGTCGATTCTGAGTTTGCCATTTTTGAAGGTAGTGGTGCAGCTATCCCACCTATTAAAACAAACAAGAATATAGTTCTTGTAGGTGCAAATCAGCCTATCAACAATATTGTTAAATATTTCGGACCTTATAGGATTAGCTTTGCTGACCTGGTTATCATGACAATGTGTGAGGAGCCTATGGCAAATGCTGAAAAGATAAAATATATTGAAGACGCCATTAAGGAAATTAATCCTGACGCTAAACTAATAGCTACTGTATTTAGACCAAAACCATTAGGTGATATTACAGGTAAAAACGTTTTATTTGCAACAACAGCACCAAGCAGTGTACAGCCTAAATTGGTAGAGTATCTTGAAACCAATTACGACTGCAATGTTGTTGGAATCTCTTCAAATCTGGCTAATAGGCCGCTTTTACGTGAAGACATTAAGGCCCATATTGACGATGCTGATGTTATGCTAACTGAACTTAAGGCAGCTGCCGTTGATGTGGCAACTAAGGAAGCTATTGATGGCGGTCTTGAAGTAGTCTATTGTGACAACATTCCTATTCCTTTAGATTATACCTATCCTGACCTGGAAAAATCTGTTTTAGATTTAGTACAATCAGCTATTTTTGATTTTAACAATGAGATTGAAGATTAA
- a CDS encoding TetR/AcrR family transcriptional regulator has protein sequence MNIFDKTEKRIIEATLQTLLENGLSSTTTVKIAKNADLNEVTIFRRFKSKANLLKETKNYYLNFALNEIGNVFKYDENKDFDVLLNEIFIDIINFFENNMDIIQVAIDVNFTLGNTHIVDAVTNKIIDNLTKIFENAMKSKKIRKVNPKMAAFNIYSIIFQTFIHWRIYGGEQIPNLDKQIADFLDMFLNGILKE, from the coding sequence ATGAATATTTTTGATAAAACGGAAAAAAGAATCATTGAAGCGACACTTCAAACCTTATTGGAAAACGGTTTATCTTCAACAACAACAGTAAAAATAGCTAAAAACGCTGATTTAAACGAAGTTACAATATTCAGAAGATTCAAATCAAAGGCAAATCTTTTAAAGGAAACCAAAAACTATTATCTGAATTTTGCCTTAAACGAAATTGGTAACGTTTTTAAATATGATGAAAATAAGGATTTTGACGTTTTATTAAATGAAATATTTATAGATATAATAAACTTCTTTGAAAATAATATGGATATTATACAGGTGGCCATTGACGTAAACTTTACTCTTGGAAACACTCATATTGTAGATGCAGTTACAAACAAGATAATAGATAACTTAACTAAAATTTTTGAAAATGCAATGAAGAGTAAGAAAATAAGAAAAGTAAATCCGAAAATGGCAGCTTTCAATATTTACAGCATTATTTTTCAAACATTTATTCATTGGAGAATATATGGTGGAGAACAGATACCGAATTTAGATAAGCAAATTGCTGATTTTCTTGATATGTTCCTCAATGGGATTTTAAAAGAATAA
- a CDS encoding YhgE/Pip domain-containing protein gives MGIEKVTHIFKNDLHSLVKNPAVMITIIVIIILPSLYALLNVEACWDPYGNTDNLDFAIVNNDINSTYNGKSLNFGDQVVDELKKNDDFDWKFVSEDNARLGVENGSYYAAIIIPENFTQDILSIDSQNPSKTSLTYLINEKTNPVASRMSNNVANEIQEKINYKVIQTVDSVAFKQLAQLGQATQQSPLVQLNMVNETGVDDYFYSPVDIDREEMFSVENYGSEVSPFYIVLSIWVGCVISVALIKTRYLGQSKYTPLELYFGRMGLFILIALLQSTVTLIGAFWLGIQIENPVLFIAFTYMITVVFIVLIYSFVSIFGNAGKAIAIVLLVFQISSTNGIYPVYVMNSFLQTISPVLPMTYAIDLLRNALLGMYWPNAMPDIYVLVGILMGILLISILIKELFDKAANKFEQSLIDSGLF, from the coding sequence ATGGGGATAGAAAAAGTCACACATATCTTTAAAAATGATTTACATTCACTTGTAAAAAATCCTGCTGTAATGATTACAATTATTGTAATTATTATTTTACCGTCCTTATATGCGCTTTTAAATGTAGAGGCATGTTGGGATCCCTATGGAAATACTGATAATTTAGATTTTGCAATTGTTAACAATGACATTAACTCAACATATAACGGCAAGTCTTTGAACTTTGGAGATCAGGTTGTAGACGAGCTTAAGAAAAACGATGATTTTGATTGGAAATTTGTAAGTGAGGATAATGCAAGGCTTGGAGTGGAAAATGGGTCATATTATGCGGCCATCATAATTCCTGAGAACTTTACTCAGGACATATTGTCAATTGATTCTCAAAATCCATCAAAAACAAGCTTAACTTACTTGATAAATGAAAAAACCAATCCTGTCGCATCAAGAATGAGCAATAATGTAGCCAACGAAATTCAGGAAAAGATAAATTATAAGGTCATTCAAACCGTTGACAGCGTAGCATTTAAACAATTGGCACAGTTAGGTCAAGCAACCCAGCAGTCACCGTTAGTGCAACTGAACATGGTAAACGAAACAGGAGTCGACGATTATTTCTACTCACCAGTCGATATTGATCGTGAAGAGATGTTCTCTGTTGAAAATTACGGATCAGAGGTATCTCCATTTTACATAGTTCTGTCAATCTGGGTTGGATGTGTCATTTCAGTAGCTTTAATTAAAACAAGATATCTTGGCCAGTCAAAGTACACTCCTCTGGAACTCTACTTCGGAAGAATGGGATTATTCATATTGATAGCGTTGCTACAATCAACCGTTACATTAATAGGAGCATTCTGGCTTGGAATACAAATAGAAAATCCGGTGTTGTTCATTGCATTCACATACATGATTACTGTGGTGTTCATAGTATTGATTTATTCATTCGTATCTATCTTTGGAAACGCTGGAAAGGCAATAGCTATTGTATTGTTGGTGTTCCAGATATCCTCAACAAACGGTATTTATCCTGTATACGTTATGAATTCATTCCTCCAAACAATAAGTCCAGTTTTACCGATGACATATGCTATTGACTTGTTGAGAAACGCTCTTCTAGGTATGTATTGGCCTAATGCGATGCCTGACATCTATGTATTGGTTGGAATATTAATGGGAATTTTGCTAATTTCAATTTTAATAAAAGAGCTATTTGACAAAGCGGCCAATAAATTTGAACAATCACTTATTGATTCTGGACTATTCTAG
- the mtxX gene encoding methanogenesis marker protein Mmp4/MtxX, whose translation MKTIAVGIGENKNILKAIDSNENEDIDFKLIYNDEDLTDAILDPEVDAVIRGSLPASKVMKSLKSRFKENFIFRATYIIDTDKEFLLTPVGIDEGDSIENKLKIAMECGKFLRKQKIEPKIAVLADGRKGDYGRSSRISNSIDESEKLTELIKKNTDFNVENYYILIERALKDNCNVIIAPDGIFGNVLFRSLVLINSWPSYGAVTFGLSDIYIDTSRDQSEEGYGRSIELAYRLTKV comes from the coding sequence ATGAAAACTATAGCTGTTGGTATTGGTGAGAATAAGAATATTCTAAAAGCTATAGATAGTAATGAAAATGAAGATATTGATTTTAAATTGATCTATAATGACGAGGATTTAACTGATGCAATCTTAGATCCTGAAGTTGATGCTGTTATTAGGGGATCTTTACCTGCATCAAAGGTTATGAAAAGTTTAAAGTCAAGATTTAAGGAAAATTTTATTTTTAGGGCTACCTATATTATCGATACTGATAAAGAGTTTCTGCTGACTCCTGTTGGAATTGATGAGGGGGATTCAATAGAAAACAAACTTAAAATAGCTATGGAATGCGGTAAGTTTTTAAGAAAACAGAAAATAGAACCTAAGATTGCAGTTCTTGCTGATGGCAGGAAAGGAGATTATGGGAGAAGCTCCAGAATCAGCAACTCTATTGATGAAAGCGAAAAACTTACTGAGCTAATTAAAAAAAACACAGACTTCAATGTTGAAAATTATTATATTTTGATAGAGAGGGCTTTAAAGGACAATTGTAATGTCATAATAGCTCCAGACGGAATTTTCGGAAACGTTTTATTTAGAAGCTTGGTTCTTATTAATTCATGGCCAAGTTATGGTGCCGTGACATTCGGATTGTCAGATATTTACATAGACACTAGCAGAGACCAAAGTGAAGAAGGATATGGTCGTTCAATTGAATTAGCATATAGATTAACTAAAGTTTAA
- the uppS gene encoding polyprenyl diphosphate synthase — protein sequence MGENLLYKFYEWNISRKLDQEKMPKHVAIIMDGNRRYSKLQGNIDVVKGHEIGVDTLERVLDWTIELGIEIVTVYAFSTENFNRPKHEVDGLMNLFVKNFKRLVNHDKIHNNEVKVQVVGKLDLIPEDVLEAIHEAEKATEHYDKRILNIAIGYDGRQEIVDSVKKIAEDVKDGKLDPEDICEDDVSRNLYTAGLDDPNLIIRTSGEERLSGFLLWQSSYSELYFCESLWPELRKVDFLRAIRSYQERERRFGV from the coding sequence ATGGGAGAGAATTTACTTTATAAATTTTATGAATGGAATATTTCTAGGAAATTGGATCAGGAAAAAATGCCAAAGCATGTTGCCATAATCATGGATGGTAATAGAAGGTATTCCAAGCTTCAGGGAAATATTGATGTTGTAAAAGGCCATGAGATAGGTGTTGATACCCTTGAAAGAGTATTGGATTGGACTATTGAACTTGGAATTGAAATAGTTACTGTTTATGCATTTTCCACAGAAAACTTCAACAGGCCAAAACATGAGGTTGATGGTTTGATGAATCTTTTTGTTAAGAACTTCAAACGTCTTGTTAACCATGATAAGATACATAACAATGAGGTTAAAGTTCAAGTAGTGGGAAAGCTTGATTTAATACCTGAAGATGTTCTTGAAGCGATTCATGAGGCTGAAAAGGCAACAGAACACTATGATAAGAGAATCCTTAACATAGCTATTGGCTATGATGGAAGACAGGAAATTGTCGACTCCGTCAAAAAGATTGCGGAGGATGTTAAGGATGGAAAATTGGATCCTGAAGATATTTGTGAAGATGACGTAAGCAGAAACCTTTACACTGCAGGATTGGATGATCCTAATCTCATTATCAGAACCAGTGGTGAGGAACGTTTAAGCGGATTTTTATTATGGCAATCATCCTACTCAGAGCTTTATTTCTGTGAAAGCCTATGGCCTGAACTTAGAAAGGTTGATTTTTTAAGAGCTATCAGATCCTATCAGGAAAGGGAACGTAGATTTGGTGTTTAA
- a CDS encoding TatD family hydrolase yields the protein MIDTHCHVNFEDYDADRDDVISRAQDKLDAVIVSGTSLESNIQLLDLVDEYKEFLYPTFGFHPLTSQDSTEEELKEAQNYLIENRDKFVAIGEVGTDYFYVKEKPIRERQREIFKSFMDIANDYKIPLQMHVRDSERKAFNLLEDYEDIPYCIFHCYGGSMKTARRIMEKGNYYMSFSTMVCYSQRHQELIKDIPLDFVLTETDSPYLAMTKEERNEPANVSLAVEKIAEIKDLDVATVDEVTTENAKKVFNI from the coding sequence TTGATTGATACTCATTGTCATGTTAATTTTGAAGATTATGATGCCGATAGGGATGACGTTATAAGCCGTGCTCAAGACAAATTGGATGCCGTAATAGTTTCAGGAACCAGTCTTGAAAGCAACATCCAACTTCTGGATTTGGTTGATGAATATAAGGAATTTTTATATCCTACTTTTGGTTTTCATCCTTTAACTTCACAGGATTCAACCGAGGAAGAGTTAAAGGAAGCTCAGAATTATCTAATTGAAAATAGGGATAAATTTGTAGCCATCGGTGAAGTGGGAACCGATTATTTCTATGTTAAGGAAAAACCAATAAGGGAAAGACAAAGGGAGATTTTCAAAAGCTTTATGGATATAGCTAATGACTATAAGATTCCTTTACAGATGCACGTTCGTGACAGCGAAAGAAAGGCTTTCAATCTTCTTGAGGATTATGAGGATATTCCTTATTGCATTTTCCATTGTTATGGCGGAAGCATGAAAACCGCTCGTAGGATTATGGAGAAAGGCAATTATTACATGAGCTTTTCGACAATGGTCTGTTATTCACAACGCCATCAGGAATTAATCAAGGACATTCCTTTGGATTTTGTTTTGACAGAAACCGACAGTCCTTATCTGGCAATGACAAAAGAGGAAAGAAACGAACCTGCTAATGTAAGTCTTGCCGTTGAAAAAATAGCTGAAATAAAAGATTTGGATGTAGCTACTGTAGATGAAGTAACTACAGAAAATGCAAAAAAAGTCTTTAATATCTAA
- a CDS encoding zinc-ribbon domain-containing protein, whose amino-acid sequence MTYCPFCNNDLLEDSRYCQYCGKELPESFHRQAQIDKEKREQEEIELALLMHSVCH is encoded by the coding sequence ATGACATATTGTCCATTTTGCAATAATGACTTATTGGAAGACAGCCGATACTGCCAATACTGTGGAAAAGAACTTCCTGAAAGTTTTCACAGACAAGCACAAATCGATAAAGAAAAAAGAGAACAAGAAGAGATAGAGCTAGCATTATTGATGCATAGCGTCTGTCATTAG
- a CDS encoding carboxymuconolactone decarboxylase family protein, with amino-acid sequence MEDRFKKGMSILSITNGDKIEEIFKELEDIAPDLGRFIVEFPYSEIYTREEVDLKTRELCTVAALTALGHATPQLKDHIGAALNAGNSPKEIVEIIMQMSAYAGFPAAINGVMAAKEVFKKRDLLPVE; translated from the coding sequence ATGGAAGATAGATTCAAAAAAGGAATGAGTATTTTAAGCATTACCAATGGTGATAAGATAGAAGAGATATTTAAGGAATTGGAAGACATCGCACCAGATTTGGGCAGATTCATCGTTGAGTTCCCATATTCCGAAATCTATACTCGTGAAGAAGTTGATTTGAAAACACGTGAATTATGTACAGTTGCTGCACTAACAGCTTTAGGCCATGCAACACCACAACTAAAAGATCATATCGGAGCTGCATTGAATGCAGGAAACAGCCCTAAAGAGATAGTTGAAATTATCATGCAGATGTCTGCCTATGCAGGCTTTCCAGCAGCAATCAACGGAGTCATGGCGGCTAAGGAAGTTTTCAAAAAAAGAGATTTGCTTCCAGTAGAATAA